From Micromonospora rhizosphaerae, the proteins below share one genomic window:
- the mraY gene encoding phospho-N-acetylmuramoyl-pentapeptide-transferase: protein MRAVIVAVGVAFLISLFCTPIAIKVFTRLKAGQPIRAEGPAMHQGKKGTPTMGGVVFILATVIAYVAGHLALTTLPDAQIAQVEPTITALVLLGLMVFSGAVGFIDDFLKVRKRHSGGLNKRGKLAGQILVGAIFGIVALYFPSTMYDASGNRTNAETVGSTTLSFIRDIPALEIGKIGAVIVIIMVVMAATNGVNLTDGLDGLATGASVMVLAAYGLIAFWQYRHWCADPNYTEAYCYTVRDPLEIALIAGAAAGACVGFLWWNTSPARIFMGDTGALGLGGLIAGMAMSTRTILLLPILGALFVIITMSVVIQIISFRTTGKRVFRMSPLQHHFELAGWSEVNIVVRFWIIAGIGVAIALGLFYSEFLAAVT, encoded by the coding sequence ATGAGGGCGGTGATCGTCGCCGTCGGGGTCGCGTTCCTCATCTCGTTGTTCTGCACCCCGATCGCGATCAAGGTGTTCACCCGGCTCAAGGCGGGCCAGCCGATCCGGGCCGAGGGCCCGGCCATGCACCAGGGCAAGAAGGGCACGCCGACGATGGGCGGCGTGGTCTTCATCCTGGCCACGGTGATCGCGTACGTCGCCGGCCACCTCGCGCTGACCACCCTGCCGGACGCGCAGATCGCCCAGGTGGAGCCGACCATCACCGCGCTGGTGCTGCTCGGTCTGATGGTCTTCTCCGGCGCGGTCGGCTTCATCGACGACTTTCTCAAGGTGCGCAAGCGGCACAGCGGCGGGCTGAACAAGCGCGGCAAGCTGGCCGGCCAGATCCTGGTCGGGGCGATCTTCGGCATCGTCGCGCTCTACTTCCCGAGCACCATGTACGACGCCAGCGGCAACCGGACCAACGCCGAGACGGTCGGCAGCACGACACTGAGCTTCATCCGGGACATTCCGGCGCTGGAGATCGGCAAGATCGGCGCGGTGATCGTCATCATCATGGTGGTGATGGCGGCGACCAACGGCGTCAACCTCACCGACGGCCTGGACGGCCTGGCCACCGGCGCCTCGGTGATGGTGCTCGCCGCGTACGGGCTGATCGCCTTCTGGCAGTACCGGCACTGGTGCGCCGACCCGAACTACACCGAGGCGTACTGCTACACCGTCCGGGATCCGCTGGAGATCGCGCTGATCGCCGGCGCGGCCGCCGGTGCCTGCGTCGGCTTCCTCTGGTGGAACACCTCACCGGCCCGGATCTTCATGGGCGACACCGGCGCGCTCGGCCTGGGCGGCCTGATCGCCGGCATGGCGATGTCCACTCGGACCATCCTGCTGCTGCCGATCCTGGGGGCGCTCTTCGTGATCATCACGATGTCCGTGGTGATCCAGATCATCTCGTTCCGCACGACCGGCAAGCGGGTGTTCCGGATGTCGCCGCTGCAGCACCACTTCGAGCTTGCCGGCTGGAGCGAGGTCAACATCGTGGTCCGGTTCTGGATCATCGCCGGCATCGGCGTGGCCATCGCGCTGGGCCTGTTCTACAGCGAGTTCCTCGCGGCGGTCACCTGA
- a CDS encoding UDP-N-acetylmuramoyl-tripeptide--D-alanyl-D-alanine ligase gives MIALSLAEVASAVDGRLVAADPDARVTGSVEFDSRKVGPGGLFVAFPGEKVDGHDYAAGAVAAGAVAVLGTRAVPGVPMVLVDDALAAMACLARAVVDRLPGLTVIGVTGSSGKTTTKDLMGQLTVRLGPTVAPPGTFNNELGHPYTVMQAGPETRYLVLEKSARGVGHVRYLCEIAPPRISVVLNVGVAHIGEFGSVETIALAKGELVEALPADGLAVLNADDPLVDGMATRTPARVVRYGEAAHADVRAVDVALDDRGRPSYTLVTPEGRAPVRLGLTGRHQVSNTLAAAAVARELGMPLADLAVALGELGLVSTRRMDVFERPDGVTVIDDSYNANPASMAVALRALAGMGGQGRTLAVLGYMAELGAFEREGHQQVGRLAAELGVDRLLVVGEAAAPIHDGATAVSDWGGSSVLLTDQAAAVEVLRGELRPGDVVLVKGSRYRTWEVADALRAAAGNEAAS, from the coding sequence GTGATCGCGCTGAGCCTGGCCGAGGTCGCCTCGGCGGTCGACGGGCGGCTGGTCGCCGCCGACCCGGACGCCCGGGTGACCGGGTCGGTCGAGTTCGACTCCCGCAAGGTCGGCCCCGGTGGGCTCTTTGTCGCATTCCCCGGGGAGAAGGTGGACGGGCACGACTACGCCGCCGGCGCGGTCGCCGCCGGGGCGGTCGCGGTGCTCGGCACCCGCGCGGTGCCCGGGGTGCCGATGGTGCTGGTCGACGACGCGCTGGCCGCGATGGCGTGCCTGGCCCGGGCGGTGGTGGACCGGCTGCCCGGGCTCACCGTGATCGGCGTGACCGGCTCTTCCGGCAAGACCACCACGAAGGACCTGATGGGCCAGCTCACCGTCCGGCTCGGCCCGACCGTGGCGCCGCCCGGCACGTTCAACAACGAGCTGGGCCACCCGTACACGGTCATGCAGGCGGGCCCGGAGACGCGCTACCTGGTGCTGGAGAAGAGCGCCCGCGGGGTGGGGCACGTGCGGTACCTCTGCGAGATCGCGCCGCCGCGGATCTCGGTGGTGCTCAACGTCGGGGTGGCGCACATCGGCGAGTTCGGTTCGGTGGAGACCATCGCCCTGGCCAAGGGGGAGCTGGTCGAGGCGCTGCCGGCCGACGGGCTGGCCGTGCTCAACGCCGACGACCCGTTGGTCGACGGGATGGCCACCCGCACGCCCGCCCGGGTGGTCCGGTACGGCGAGGCGGCGCACGCCGACGTCCGCGCCGTGGACGTGGCGCTGGACGACCGGGGCCGGCCGTCGTACACCCTGGTGACGCCGGAGGGTCGCGCGCCGGTCCGGCTCGGGCTGACCGGGCGGCACCAGGTCTCCAACACCCTCGCCGCCGCGGCGGTGGCCCGCGAGCTGGGCATGCCGCTGGCCGACCTGGCCGTCGCGCTCGGCGAGCTGGGGCTGGTCTCCACCCGCCGGATGGACGTCTTCGAGCGTCCCGACGGGGTCACGGTGATCGACGACTCGTACAACGCCAACCCGGCCTCGATGGCGGTCGCGCTGCGGGCGCTGGCCGGCATGGGGGGGCAGGGGCGTACCCTCGCCGTGCTCGGTTACATGGCCGAGTTGGGCGCGTTCGAGCGGGAGGGACACCAGCAGGTCGGCCGGCTCGCGGCCGAACTGGGCGTGGACCGGCTGCTCGTGGTGGGCGAGGCGGCTGCGCCGATCCACGACGGCGCGACAGCGGTAAGCGACTGGGGAGGAAGTTCGGTGCTGCTCACCGATCAGGCGGCGGCCGTCGAGGTGCTGCGGGGCGAGCTACGTCCGGGTGACGTGGTCCTGGTGAAGGGCTCCCGGTACCGCACCTGGGAGGTGGCCGACGCGCTGCGCGCGGCCGCCGGGAACGAGGCCGCCTCATGA
- a CDS encoding UDP-N-acetylmuramoyl-L-alanyl-D-glutamate--2,6-diaminopimelate ligase, which produces MPGNPRPRTVNPVRLGDLAARLAAEPPTGAAEVAVTGVTHASQEVRPGDLYAALPGARRHGAEFAAGAAEAGAVAVLTDPAGAELAALAGLPALVVADPRAVLGTVASTVYGDPTEGLTMIGATGTAGKTSTAYLIESGLRAAGHTTGLIGTVETRLGDLVVDSVRTTPEATDLHAMLAAARDRGVTAVVMEVSSHALAMGRVGGVRFTVGGYTNFGSDHLDFHADRDDYFAAKAQLFDGRCDVEVLNHDDPELRPLFKPATVSYSAAGDPAATWYATDVDGEGYTQRFTAHGPDGLTVPAGVALPGRHNVANALLAIAALVAVGVDPATAASGVAACGGVPGRLELVSGDALVRGVVDYAHKPDAIVAALAALRELSAGRLICVIGAGGDRDRGKRPVMGRAAAEGADVVLVTDDNPRTEDPSTIRAEVLAGAYAAGTPARIIEVDGRRAAIAEAVRLAEPGDVVAVLGKGHERGQEIGGEILPFDDRTELADALRARFGDRAGQR; this is translated from the coding sequence GTGCCCGGCAATCCACGACCCCGTACCGTGAATCCCGTCCGGCTCGGCGATCTCGCCGCCCGACTCGCCGCCGAGCCACCGACCGGCGCCGCCGAGGTGGCCGTGACCGGGGTGACCCACGCCAGCCAGGAGGTCCGCCCCGGCGACCTGTACGCGGCGCTGCCCGGTGCTCGCCGGCACGGCGCGGAGTTCGCCGCCGGCGCGGCCGAGGCCGGCGCGGTGGCCGTGCTGACCGACCCGGCCGGCGCGGAGCTGGCCGCCCTGGCGGGGCTGCCCGCGCTGGTGGTGGCCGACCCCCGCGCGGTGCTGGGCACCGTCGCCTCCACCGTCTACGGCGACCCGACCGAGGGGCTGACCATGATCGGGGCGACCGGCACCGCCGGCAAGACCTCGACCGCCTACCTGATCGAGTCAGGGCTGCGCGCGGCCGGCCACACCACCGGCCTGATCGGCACCGTGGAGACCCGCCTGGGCGACCTGGTGGTCGACAGCGTGCGGACCACCCCCGAGGCGACCGACCTGCACGCCATGCTCGCCGCCGCCCGGGACCGCGGGGTCACCGCGGTGGTCATGGAGGTCTCCAGCCACGCCCTGGCCATGGGCCGGGTCGGCGGGGTCCGCTTCACCGTCGGCGGCTACACCAACTTCGGCTCCGACCACCTGGACTTCCACGCCGACCGGGACGACTACTTCGCCGCCAAGGCGCAGCTCTTCGACGGCCGCTGCGACGTCGAGGTGCTCAACCACGACGACCCGGAGCTGCGTCCGCTGTTCAAGCCGGCCACGGTCAGCTACTCGGCGGCCGGCGACCCGGCCGCCACCTGGTACGCCACGGACGTCGACGGCGAGGGGTACACCCAGCGGTTCACCGCGCACGGCCCGGACGGGCTGACCGTGCCGGCCGGCGTGGCGCTGCCGGGCCGGCACAACGTGGCCAACGCGCTGCTGGCCATCGCCGCGCTGGTGGCCGTCGGGGTGGACCCGGCGACCGCGGCGTCCGGGGTGGCCGCCTGCGGCGGGGTGCCCGGGCGGCTGGAGCTGGTCAGCGGGGACGCCCTGGTGCGCGGCGTGGTCGACTACGCGCACAAGCCGGACGCGATCGTGGCCGCCCTGGCCGCGCTGCGGGAGCTGAGCGCCGGCCGGCTGATCTGCGTCATCGGCGCCGGCGGCGACCGGGACCGGGGCAAGCGGCCGGTGATGGGCCGGGCCGCCGCGGAGGGAGCCGACGTGGTGCTGGTGACCGACGACAACCCGCGGACGGAGGACCCGTCCACGATCCGCGCCGAGGTGCTCGCCGGGGCGTACGCAGCCGGCACCCCGGCCCGGATCATCGAGGTGGACGGCCGGCGGGCGGCGATCGCCGAGGCGGTCCGGCTGGCCGAGCCGGGCGACGTGGTGGCGGTGCTCGGCAAGGGGCACGAACGCGGCCAGGAGATCGGCGGCGAGATCCTGCCGTTCGACGACCGCACCGAGCTGGCCGACGCGCTGCGGGCCCGCTTCGGGGACCGGGCGGGTCAGCGGTGA
- a CDS encoding peptidoglycan D,D-transpeptidase FtsI family protein yields the protein MPPRSEEPRRDATGSRRGSSRGADPRSGEPGIGGISDARAYTPRGRTIREGGGAARAATSGGAEPRRTPRSSRSGDPFRPALQVLDGGRTGATRTGRRETAAGGGRVGVVRTVPRPSRARPDDEDDLPPPRRRPGPRAPRRPDRAAARRPSRKPRRPPKLADPRRRLRLGTLLTLALFATIGIRLVYLQTVDTPAYADGGLAKRLAVVDLPAPRGAIYDRTGAPLAHSVEARYVFADPTRVKDRVATARLLSPLLGLPASELAEKMKRRTLPGGGESQFQYLARGVEIDKAKQIVALDLAGIGVHRDERREVPGGDLAANLIGFTSQDMVGLEGLEAKYDDLLQGQSGRKRYEVGQGDLAAPIPGGYSETTEPKPGSSLELTIDRDLQFQVQRILSAQMAQTRGSVGAAVVLDVATGEVLAQASNPTYNAATPEESKSTAREDAATSFVVDPGSIHKAITYGAALQEGVITPETEMPIANSITKGDVTFRDTHPANGRRMSIPGMLAYSSNVGTIEIADRLGKDRLIDYQKRFGLGQPTGEGMPGEASGRLLPAAEWSGSSYGSVPIGHSVDATPLQMAAAYAAIANDGRYVQPHLIKDVIGPDGKRTPGPNPVTRSVLSPANAAALRTMLEAVTTVEGATGRAAAVSGYRVAGKTGTGLRYVDGRQQPGEVGSFIGMAPAEKPRYVVAVFVWSPGGEGGAVAAPAFREMMGFTLRHYRVPPSATSRSPKFEVFPR from the coding sequence GTGCCCCCGAGATCGGAGGAACCGCGCCGGGACGCCACGGGCTCCCGGCGCGGCTCGTCCCGGGGCGCCGACCCGCGCTCCGGCGAGCCGGGCATCGGGGGCATCTCCGACGCCCGGGCGTACACGCCCCGGGGGCGGACCATCCGTGAGGGCGGCGGCGCCGCCCGGGCCGCGACCAGCGGGGGCGCCGAGCCGCGACGTACCCCGCGTAGCAGCCGCTCCGGCGACCCGTTCCGGCCGGCGTTGCAGGTGCTCGACGGTGGCCGGACCGGCGCGACCCGCACCGGCCGCCGGGAGACCGCCGCCGGGGGTGGGCGCGTCGGCGTGGTGCGAACGGTGCCGCGCCCCAGCCGGGCCCGGCCCGACGACGAGGACGATCTGCCGCCGCCGCGCCGCCGCCCGGGTCCGCGCGCGCCGCGCCGCCCGGACCGGGCCGCCGCGCGCCGGCCCTCCCGCAAGCCGCGGCGCCCGCCGAAGCTCGCCGACCCGCGCCGCCGGCTGCGGCTGGGCACGCTGCTCACCCTGGCGCTCTTCGCCACCATCGGCATCCGGCTGGTCTACCTCCAGACGGTGGACACCCCGGCGTACGCCGACGGCGGGCTCGCGAAGCGGCTGGCCGTGGTCGACCTGCCGGCCCCGCGCGGCGCCATCTACGACCGGACCGGCGCCCCGCTGGCGCACAGCGTGGAGGCGCGGTACGTCTTCGCCGACCCGACGCGGGTCAAGGACCGGGTGGCGACCGCGAGGCTGCTCTCTCCGTTGCTCGGCTTGCCGGCCTCCGAACTCGCCGAGAAGATGAAGCGGCGGACCCTCCCCGGCGGGGGCGAGTCCCAGTTCCAGTACCTGGCCCGGGGCGTCGAGATCGACAAGGCCAAGCAGATCGTGGCGCTGGACCTGGCCGGCATCGGCGTGCACCGGGACGAGCGGCGCGAGGTGCCCGGCGGCGACCTGGCCGCCAACCTGATCGGCTTCACCAGCCAGGACATGGTCGGCCTGGAGGGACTGGAGGCGAAGTACGACGACCTGCTGCAGGGACAGTCCGGTCGAAAGAGGTACGAGGTGGGGCAGGGCGACCTGGCCGCGCCGATCCCGGGCGGCTACAGCGAGACCACCGAGCCCAAGCCGGGCAGCTCGCTGGAGCTGACCATCGACCGGGATCTCCAGTTTCAGGTGCAGCGGATCCTCAGCGCCCAGATGGCGCAGACCCGGGGCAGCGTCGGCGCCGCCGTGGTCCTCGACGTCGCCACCGGCGAGGTGCTGGCCCAGGCGAGTAACCCGACCTACAACGCGGCGACGCCGGAGGAGAGCAAGTCGACCGCCCGGGAGGACGCGGCGACCAGTTTCGTCGTCGACCCGGGCTCGATCCACAAGGCGATCACCTACGGGGCGGCCCTCCAGGAGGGTGTCATCACGCCGGAGACGGAGATGCCGATCGCCAACAGCATCACCAAGGGCGACGTGACCTTCCGGGACACCCACCCGGCCAACGGCCGGCGGATGAGCATCCCCGGGATGCTGGCGTACTCGTCCAACGTCGGGACCATCGAGATCGCCGACAGGCTCGGCAAGGACCGGCTGATCGACTACCAGAAGCGGTTCGGCCTCGGCCAGCCCACCGGCGAGGGGATGCCGGGGGAGGCCTCCGGGCGGCTGCTGCCCGCGGCGGAGTGGAGCGGGTCGTCGTACGGGTCGGTGCCGATCGGGCACAGCGTCGATGCCACGCCGCTGCAGATGGCCGCCGCGTACGCGGCCATCGCCAACGACGGGCGGTACGTCCAGCCGCACCTGATCAAGGACGTGATCGGGCCGGACGGCAAGCGGACGCCGGGCCCGAATCCGGTCACCCGATCGGTGCTCAGCCCGGCCAACGCGGCCGCGCTGCGGACCATGCTGGAGGCGGTCACCACCGTCGAGGGGGCCACCGGCCGAGCCGCGGCGGTCTCCGGCTACCGGGTGGCCGGCAAGACGGGCACCGGCCTGCGGTACGTCGACGGCAGGCAGCAGCCCGGCGAGGTCGGCTCGTTCATCGGGATGGCCCCGGCGGAGAAGCCGAGGTACGTGGTGGCGGTCTTCGTCTGGAGCCCCGGCGGCGAGGGCGGCGCGGTGGCCGCCCCGGCGTTCCGGGAGATGATGGGCTTCACCCTGCGTCACTACCGGGTGCCGCCCTCGGCCACCAGCAGGTCCCCGAAGTTCGAGGTCTTTCCGCGCTGA
- the rsmH gene encoding 16S rRNA (cytosine(1402)-N(4))-methyltransferase RsmH, with protein sequence MGELRGTHVPVLLERCLELLAPALGRNRRTVHVDATLGLAGHAEAVLVAHPNTVLIGLDRDTEALAHARVRLARFADRIHLEHAVYDELPEVLDRLGYPAVDGILFDLGVSSLQLDVPDRGFAYAQDAPLDMRMDQTRGMTAEEVVNTYSHPDLARVLRVYGEEKFAGKIASAIIRERERAPITSSARLAELVRESIPAPARRTGGHPAKRTFQALRIEVNRELAALETALPAALDKLTVGGRMVVLSYHSLEDRLTKQALADRVRSKGPIDLPVELPGTGPTFRLLSRGAELPAEAEVAANPRAASVRLRAAERLDPEAARQGRTDRERYRRRVKAMHQPGTGSPGSGRDPRSAPRDGSGTDEQGEGT encoded by the coding sequence ATGGGGGAGCTACGCGGCACCCACGTGCCGGTGCTGCTCGAGCGATGTCTCGAGTTGCTGGCCCCCGCGCTGGGTCGGAATCGCCGCACCGTTCACGTCGACGCGACGCTGGGTCTGGCCGGGCACGCCGAGGCGGTCCTGGTGGCGCACCCCAACACGGTGCTGATCGGCCTGGACCGGGACACCGAGGCCCTCGCCCACGCGCGGGTCCGCCTCGCCCGGTTCGCCGACCGGATCCACCTCGAGCACGCCGTCTACGACGAGCTGCCCGAGGTGCTCGACCGGCTCGGGTACCCGGCGGTCGACGGGATCCTGTTCGACCTCGGGGTGTCGTCGCTGCAACTCGACGTGCCCGACCGCGGGTTCGCGTACGCGCAGGACGCGCCGCTGGACATGCGGATGGACCAGACCCGGGGGATGACCGCCGAGGAGGTGGTCAACACCTACTCCCACCCGGACCTGGCCCGGGTGCTGCGGGTGTACGGCGAGGAGAAGTTCGCCGGGAAGATCGCCTCGGCGATCATCCGGGAGCGAGAGCGCGCTCCGATCACCTCGTCGGCGCGGCTGGCGGAGCTGGTCCGGGAGAGCATTCCGGCACCAGCCCGACGAACCGGGGGACACCCGGCAAAGAGAACGTTTCAGGCTTTAAGGATCGAGGTAAACAGGGAGTTGGCCGCGCTGGAGACGGCGCTGCCGGCCGCCCTGGACAAGCTCACCGTGGGCGGCCGCATGGTGGTCCTGTCCTACCACTCGCTGGAGGACCGGCTCACCAAGCAGGCGCTCGCCGACCGGGTCCGCAGCAAGGGCCCGATCGACCTCCCGGTCGAACTGCCCGGCACGGGCCCGACGTTCCGGCTGCTCAGCCGAGGCGCCGAGCTCCCTGCGGAGGCGGAGGTCGCCGCCAACCCGCGCGCCGCCTCGGTGCGGCTGCGGGCCGCGGAACGGCTCGACCCGGAGGCGGCCCGGCAGGGGCGTACCGACCGCGAACGGTACCGCCGCCGGGTCAAGGCGATGCACCAACCGGGGACGGGGTCACCGGGATCCGGCAGGGATCCCCGGTCGGCCCCGAGGGACGGCAGCGGGACGGACGAACAGGGGGAGGGGACATGA
- the mraZ gene encoding division/cell wall cluster transcriptional repressor MraZ has protein sequence MFLGTHTPRLDDKGRLILPAKFRDELAGGVVITKGQERCLYVFPMPEFQRIAEQLRAQPMTHKAARAYSRVFFASAHDEVPDKQGRVTIPGHLRSYAGLDRDLVVIGASTRVEIWARGAWEAYLAESEDDFADIEEGVLPGGL, from the coding sequence ATGTTCCTCGGCACCCACACTCCGCGCCTGGACGACAAGGGCCGGTTGATCCTTCCGGCGAAGTTCCGGGACGAGTTGGCGGGGGGTGTCGTGATCACCAAAGGGCAGGAGCGCTGTCTCTACGTCTTCCCGATGCCCGAGTTCCAGCGGATCGCGGAGCAGTTGCGCGCGCAGCCGATGACGCACAAGGCGGCCCGGGCCTACAGCCGGGTCTTCTTCGCCAGCGCACACGACGAGGTTCCGGACAAGCAGGGCCGGGTGACCATTCCGGGGCACCTGCGCTCGTACGCCGGCCTCGACCGGGATCTGGTGGTGATCGGCGCGAGCACCCGGGTGGAGATCTGGGCCAGGGGGGCCTGGGAGGCCTACCTCGCGGAGAGCGAAGACGACTTCGCCGACATCGAGGAGGGGGTGCTGCCCGGCGGTCTGTAG
- a CDS encoding MurT ligase domain-containing protein — protein sequence MPLRAKVASSVSRTAAALSRAAGRGDGSVIGGWIGLKIDPDLLAHLSSGRAIALVSGTNGKTTTTRLTAAAVGVLGRVATNSFGANMPTGHTSALAKAGSTPYAVLEVDEHYLAQVLEATEPHVVALLNLSRDQLDRAKEVAMMAQLWRAALVRHPDVRVVANADDPMVVWAATPPADPAQGINPPHVTWFSAGQRWHDDSWVCPECGYTIERSGDQWRCTGCPLRRPEPQWTVEDEGVLDPTGAWHKVQLQLPGKVNLGNAATALAVAAEFGVRPVDAVYRLGAVTSVAGRYAQVERDGRNIRLLLAKNPASWLEAFDMADEAPTLLSINARDPDGLDTSWLYDVDFAPLRGRQVLITGDRAYDLAVRLDVNDVPFQHVPSFDEAVLAVPPGRLEVIANYTAFQDIRAELDRVN from the coding sequence ATGCCCCTGCGGGCAAAGGTGGCCAGTTCGGTGTCGCGGACCGCCGCGGCGCTGTCGCGGGCCGCGGGCCGTGGCGACGGCTCGGTGATCGGTGGCTGGATCGGTCTCAAGATCGATCCCGACCTGCTCGCCCACCTGTCCTCGGGGCGCGCCATCGCCCTGGTGTCGGGCACCAACGGAAAGACCACCACCACCCGGCTCACCGCCGCCGCCGTGGGCGTGCTCGGCCGGGTCGCCACCAACTCCTTCGGCGCCAACATGCCCACCGGCCACACCTCCGCCCTCGCGAAGGCCGGCAGCACCCCGTACGCCGTCCTCGAGGTCGACGAGCACTACCTCGCCCAGGTGCTGGAGGCCACCGAGCCGCACGTGGTGGCGCTGCTCAACCTCTCCCGCGACCAGCTGGACCGGGCCAAGGAGGTCGCCATGATGGCGCAGCTCTGGCGCGCCGCGCTGGTCCGGCACCCCGACGTGCGGGTGGTGGCCAACGCCGACGACCCGATGGTGGTCTGGGCCGCCACCCCGCCGGCCGACCCGGCGCAGGGCATCAACCCACCGCACGTCACCTGGTTCAGCGCCGGCCAGCGCTGGCACGACGACTCGTGGGTCTGCCCCGAGTGCGGCTACACCATCGAGCGCTCAGGCGACCAGTGGCGGTGCACCGGCTGCCCGCTGCGCCGGCCCGAACCGCAGTGGACGGTGGAGGACGAGGGCGTGCTCGACCCGACCGGCGCCTGGCACAAGGTGCAGCTCCAGCTCCCCGGCAAGGTCAATCTGGGCAACGCGGCGACCGCGCTGGCCGTCGCCGCCGAGTTCGGCGTACGCCCGGTGGACGCGGTCTACCGGCTCGGGGCGGTCACCTCGGTCGCCGGGCGCTACGCGCAGGTGGAGCGGGACGGACGCAACATCCGGCTGCTGCTGGCCAAGAACCCGGCCAGCTGGCTGGAGGCGTTCGACATGGCCGACGAGGCACCGACCCTGCTCTCCATCAACGCGCGGGACCCCGACGGGCTGGACACCTCCTGGCTCTACGACGTCGACTTCGCCCCGCTGCGCGGTCGGCAGGTGCTGATCACCGGCGACCGGGCGTACGACCTGGCCGTGCGGCTCGACGTCAACGACGTGCCGTTCCAGCACGTACCGAGCTTCGACGAGGCGGTCCTGGCGGTGCCCCCGGGCCGGCTGGAGGTCATCGCCAACTACACCGCCTTCCAGGACATCCGAGCGGAGCTGGACCGTGTCAACTGA
- a CDS encoding type 1 glutamine amidotransferase, translating into MSTETLRIVWIYPDLLSTYGDRGNALILARRAQLRGMPVEVLEVRSDQRLPSTADIYLLGGGEDGPQALGAQRLIADGGLHRAVAQGSVVFSVCAGYQLLGTSFFAKGTKYAGLELLDISSDRGPTRGVGELAGEVDPRLGIPALSGFENHGGRTHLGPGVSPLARVTAGVGNDGVTEGAWRGKLLGTYSHGPALARNPALADLLLRWATGIHQLAPLDDTWSDRLRAERRAAVAAARA; encoded by the coding sequence GTGTCAACTGAGACCCTGCGCATCGTCTGGATCTACCCCGACCTGCTCTCCACCTACGGCGACCGGGGCAACGCGCTGATCCTGGCCCGCCGGGCCCAGCTGCGCGGCATGCCGGTCGAGGTGCTGGAGGTCCGCTCCGACCAGCGGCTGCCCTCCACCGCCGACATCTACCTGCTCGGCGGCGGCGAGGACGGCCCGCAGGCGCTCGGCGCCCAGCGGCTGATCGCGGACGGCGGCCTGCACCGGGCGGTGGCCCAGGGCTCGGTGGTCTTCAGCGTCTGCGCCGGGTACCAGCTCCTCGGCACCTCCTTCTTCGCCAAGGGCACCAAGTACGCCGGGCTCGAGCTGCTCGACATCTCCTCGGACCGGGGTCCCACCCGGGGCGTCGGCGAACTGGCCGGCGAGGTCGATCCGCGGCTGGGCATCCCGGCGCTGTCCGGCTTCGAGAACCACGGCGGGCGCACCCACCTCGGGCCCGGGGTGTCGCCGCTGGCCCGGGTCACCGCCGGGGTCGGCAACGACGGCGTCACCGAGGGCGCCTGGCGAGGCAAGCTGCTCGGCACCTATTCGCACGGGCCCGCCCTGGCCCGCAACCCGGCCCTGGCCGACCTGTTGCTGCGCTGGGCCACCGGCATCCACCAGCTCGCCCCGCTGGACGACACCTGGTCCGACCGGCTCCGCGCCGAGCGCCGCGCCGCGGTGGCCGCCGCCCGGGCATGA
- a CDS encoding TVP38/TMEM64 family protein: MIPAVRRLLRQPSALRFAGLLLLLAGFAVTVLLVPRPDPAQLPRLADSLGGYAPVAAIVGGALLLVALVPRTFITLASGAIFGPLAGAAYALGAALLAAAIGFAVGRLLGREFVAERVRGRLARLDGWFARQSVFGVITVRLLPIAGFGLVSYGYGTTGTRLLPFLAGSVIAATPTAVGYAAIGAAVSSPGHVNWYAAAPASFGLIASAVLIHRWWRAERRRRLGPT, from the coding sequence ATGATCCCCGCCGTCCGGCGGCTGCTCCGGCAGCCGTCGGCGCTCCGCTTCGCCGGTCTGCTGCTCCTGCTCGCCGGGTTCGCCGTGACCGTCCTGCTGGTGCCCCGGCCGGACCCGGCCCAGCTGCCCCGGCTCGCCGACTCCCTCGGCGGGTACGCCCCGGTCGCGGCGATCGTCGGCGGCGCGCTGCTGCTGGTGGCCCTGGTTCCCCGTACCTTCATCACGCTCGCGTCGGGCGCGATCTTCGGCCCCCTGGCGGGCGCCGCGTACGCCCTCGGCGCGGCGCTGCTGGCGGCGGCGATCGGCTTCGCGGTCGGCCGGCTGCTCGGCCGGGAGTTCGTGGCCGAGCGGGTCCGCGGCCGGCTGGCCCGGCTGGACGGCTGGTTCGCCCGGCAGAGTGTGTTCGGGGTGATTACCGTCCGGCTGCTGCCGATCGCCGGCTTCGGGCTGGTCAGCTACGGCTACGGGACCACCGGCACCCGGCTGCTGCCGTTCCTGGCCGGCAGCGTGATCGCCGCCACCCCGACCGCCGTCGGCTACGCCGCGATCGGGGCGGCGGTGAGCTCGCCGGGCCACGTCAACTGGTACGCCGCCGCCCCCGCCAGCTTCGGCCTGATCGCCAGCGCGGTGCTGATCCACCGCTGGTGGCGCGCCGAGCGGCGGCGCCGGCTGGGGCCGACCTGA